A genome region from Pseudodesulfovibrio alkaliphilus includes the following:
- the uvrA gene encoding excinuclease ABC subunit UvrA, whose translation MHNTDPKNDIRPRNVIRIEGARHHNLKNLTLDIPRDQLVVVCGPSGSGKSTLAFDIVYAEGQRRYVESLSAYARQFLPQMDKPDVDKVEGLSPAISLEQQTATRNPRSTVGTVTEVYDFLRVFFARLGKFYCPECGRPIAAQTTDAIVNTVLAMPEGTKFMVLAPLVEHQKGTHKDLFAKLRKEGFARVRVNGVLHTLDDAPELEKNKKHTIDLVVDRLVIREGMAKRLTDSVELALARGDERMIVTVLEGDGPGRDIAMSTLSTCPSCRISMPRLSPQLFSFNSPQGACPACNGIGSVDYFEPDLIAPNRGLSLNQGGVIPWKSAYRQSQYGPQLKKLGKSHGFTLDTPLAEFPPEAWHALFHGDPATGWPGVVPLLDLSQQQAGVWDHWTARFRQSRPCPACRGARLRPEALAVRVADSNMDEFTSMSIQRALEWLQNLEFTGHETRISEPLLKELTHRLGFMVNVGLEYLSLGRNMSTLSGGEAQRIRLASQLGSGLVGVTYVLDEPSIGLHPRDNERLLGTLRSLQSRGNTVLVVEHDEPTIRHADHIIEIGPSSGWLGGEVVFQGSVEELLKAETLTGKYLRGDLFIAPPETRRKARRAITLRGVSTNNLKDLDVSVPLGVMTCVTGVSGSGKSSLVMDSLYRHLLLHMGQKANSPGTIRGIDGLDLVEKVISIDQTPIGRTPRSNPATYTKIFDEIRKIFAGSKEARTRGYQPGRFSFNVKGGRCEACRGDGQIRVEMHFLPDVYVTCEACKGKRYTAQTLEVEYRGKSIADVLDMTVRQAREFFANHPALVRRLDVLAEVGLEYLRLGQPATTLSGGEAQRIKISRELGKRNLPGALYILDEPTTGLHMHEVGKLIRVLHALVEKGATVIVIEHNTDVIMASDHVIDLGPGGGEHGGRIVASGTPEEIIANPDSVTGGFLL comes from the coding sequence ATGCACAACACCGACCCCAAAAACGACATCCGCCCGCGAAACGTCATTCGCATAGAAGGTGCCCGGCACCACAACCTCAAGAACCTGACCCTCGACATCCCCCGCGACCAGCTGGTGGTGGTCTGCGGCCCCTCGGGCTCGGGCAAGTCCACCCTGGCCTTTGACATCGTCTATGCCGAGGGCCAGCGCCGCTACGTGGAGTCGCTCTCGGCCTACGCCCGGCAGTTCCTGCCCCAGATGGACAAGCCGGACGTGGACAAGGTGGAGGGCCTCTCCCCGGCCATCAGCCTGGAGCAGCAGACCGCCACCCGCAACCCGCGCTCCACCGTGGGGACCGTCACCGAGGTCTATGACTTCCTTCGGGTGTTTTTCGCCAGACTGGGCAAGTTCTACTGCCCCGAGTGTGGCAGGCCCATCGCTGCCCAGACCACGGACGCCATTGTCAACACCGTGCTGGCCATGCCCGAGGGCACCAAGTTCATGGTTCTGGCCCCGCTGGTGGAGCATCAGAAGGGAACCCACAAGGACCTTTTCGCCAAACTGCGCAAGGAGGGGTTTGCCCGGGTGCGTGTCAACGGCGTGCTCCATACCCTGGACGATGCGCCCGAGCTGGAGAAGAACAAGAAGCACACCATTGATCTGGTGGTGGACCGTCTGGTCATCCGCGAGGGCATGGCCAAGCGGCTGACCGATTCGGTGGAGCTGGCCCTGGCCCGTGGCGACGAGCGCATGATCGTCACAGTGCTGGAGGGCGACGGACCGGGCCGCGACATCGCCATGTCCACCCTGTCCACCTGCCCTTCGTGCAGGATTTCCATGCCGCGTCTCAGCCCCCAGCTCTTTTCCTTCAACTCCCCCCAGGGCGCGTGCCCGGCCTGCAACGGCATCGGCAGCGTGGACTATTTCGAGCCGGACCTCATCGCGCCCAACCGGGGGCTCTCCCTCAACCAGGGCGGCGTCATCCCCTGGAAATCCGCCTATCGCCAGAGTCAGTACGGCCCGCAGCTCAAGAAGCTCGGCAAGTCCCACGGCTTTACCCTGGACACCCCTCTGGCCGAGTTCCCGCCCGAGGCGTGGCACGCCCTTTTTCATGGCGACCCGGCCACTGGCTGGCCCGGGGTGGTGCCCCTGCTCGACCTGAGCCAGCAACAGGCCGGGGTATGGGACCACTGGACGGCCCGTTTCCGCCAGAGCCGACCCTGTCCGGCCTGCCGGGGGGCGCGGCTGCGGCCCGAGGCCCTGGCCGTGCGCGTGGCCGACAGTAACATGGACGAGTTCACCTCCATGTCCATCCAGCGCGCCCTGGAGTGGCTTCAGAACCTCGAGTTCACCGGCCACGAGACGCGCATCTCCGAGCCCCTGCTCAAGGAGCTGACCCACCGTCTCGGGTTCATGGTCAACGTGGGCCTCGAATATCTTTCCCTGGGGCGTAACATGTCCACCCTCTCGGGCGGCGAGGCCCAGCGCATCCGGCTCGCCTCCCAACTCGGCTCCGGGCTGGTGGGCGTCACCTATGTGCTCGACGAACCGTCCATCGGTCTGCACCCCCGCGACAACGAGCGGCTGCTCGGAACGCTGCGCTCGCTCCAGAGCCGGGGAAATACCGTGCTGGTGGTGGAGCACGACGAGCCCACCATCCGCCACGCCGACCACATCATCGAGATCGGTCCAAGCTCGGGCTGGCTCGGCGGGGAGGTCGTCTTTCAGGGGTCGGTGGAGGAGCTGCTCAAGGCCGAGACCCTGACCGGAAAATATCTGCGCGGCGACCTCTTCATCGCCCCGCCCGAGACGCGGCGCAAGGCCAGGAGAGCCATCACCCTGCGCGGGGTGAGCACCAACAATCTCAAGGATCTGGATGTGAGCGTCCCCCTGGGGGTCATGACCTGCGTGACCGGCGTGTCCGGCTCCGGCAAAAGCTCACTGGTCATGGATTCCCTCTATCGGCATCTGCTGCTGCACATGGGGCAGAAGGCCAACAGTCCCGGAACCATCCGGGGCATAGACGGCCTTGATCTGGTGGAAAAGGTCATTTCCATCGACCAGACCCCCATCGGCCGCACCCCTCGCTCCAACCCGGCCACCTACACCAAGATATTCGACGAGATACGCAAGATCTTCGCCGGTTCCAAAGAGGCCCGGACCCGGGGCTACCAGCCGGGCCGCTTCTCCTTCAACGTCAAGGGCGGCCGGTGCGAGGCATGCAGGGGCGACGGCCAGATCAGGGTCGAGATGCACTTTCTGCCCGATGTTTACGTCACCTGCGAGGCGTGCAAGGGCAAGCGCTACACGGCCCAGACGCTGGAGGTGGAGTACCGGGGCAAGAGCATCGCCGATGTGCTGGACATGACCGTGCGTCAGGCCCGCGAGTTTTTCGCCAACCATCCGGCCCTGGTCCGACGGCTCGACGTGCTGGCCGAGGTGGGTCTGGAATATCTGCGCCTGGGCCAGCCCGCCACCACCCTGTCCGGCGGCGAGGCCCAGCGCATCAAGATCTCCCGCGAGCTGGGCAAGCGCAACCTGCCCGGCGCCCTCTACATCCTTGACGAGCCTACCACCGGCCTGCACATGCACGAGGTGGGCAAGCTCATCCGAGTGCTTCACGCCCTGGTGGAAAAAGGGGCCACAGTCATCGTCATCGAGCACAACACCGACGTGATCATGGCCTCGGACCACGTCATCGACCTCGGCCCCGGCGGGGGCGAGCATGGCGGCCGCATCGTGGCCTCGGGCACCCCCGAGGAGATCATCGCCAACCCGGATTCCGTCACGGGCGGTTTCCTGCTGTAA
- a CDS encoding chemotaxis protein CheD, with translation MNKHGQDLPRVFLQTGDCFFGVAPTLVSTVLGSCVAVTMHVPKMGIGAICHAFLPDSSAGKRGAHEPQICRFVDTALQNMLESMDKVGVPRRDLVLKLFGGSSGLAVRGMEYSSYDIGRRNIEMARKLLRFARLELTVQDVGGNQGRKLLFNTRTGEVWIKRLRQAAFEKQDNDAGRGTKF, from the coding sequence ATGAACAAGCACGGGCAGGATCTGCCCCGGGTATTCCTGCAGACGGGAGACTGTTTTTTCGGCGTTGCCCCCACACTGGTCTCCACTGTGCTGGGTTCGTGCGTGGCCGTGACCATGCATGTGCCCAAGATGGGCATCGGCGCCATCTGTCACGCCTTTCTGCCGGACAGCTCGGCAGGCAAGCGAGGCGCCCATGAACCGCAGATATGTCGGTTCGTGGATACCGCGCTGCAAAACATGCTCGAATCCATGGACAAGGTCGGGGTGCCCAGACGCGACCTGGTGCTCAAACTTTTTGGCGGGTCGTCCGGCCTCGCCGTGCGCGGCATGGAGTATTCTTCCTACGACATCGGCCGGCGCAACATCGAGATGGCCCGCAAGCTGCTGCGCTTTGCCCGGCTTGAGCTGACCGTGCAGGACGTGGGGGGCAACCAGGGCCGCAAGCTCCTGTTCAACACCCGCACCGGAGAAGTCTGGATCAAACGGCTACGACAAGCTGCCTTCGAAAAACAGGACAACGACGCCGGACGGGGAACCAAATTCTAG
- a CDS encoding MFS transporter — protein MDESSQRRRMYLFLLVLVVGAQAGFQGWRTLFNNFAVEVGGLSGLDVGLVQSVREVPGFLALTALYLLLILREHRLAALSVCILGLGVALAGLLPSTAGLVFTTLLMSFGFHYFETMNQSLTLQHFSRTEAPLVMGRLRGAAALTNIAVGTAIYFLARTMSYAEMFALLGGLAVAAGLWGMTRDPGSVGITPQNKRMVLKARYWLYYVLTFLGGARRQIFVAFAVFLLVERFGYSIGQVTALFVLNNVINFFAAPLAGRAVNRFGERTVLSVEYAGLTLVFVGYAMTDSGLVAGVLYVVNNILYNAAMAIRTFYHKIADPADIASGMAVGFTINHIAAVVIPLLGGLLWLTDHRIVFLGAAALSILSLLFCQRIPARQTKEDGRG, from the coding sequence GTGGACGAATCCTCCCAGCGCCGCCGCATGTATCTCTTCCTGCTCGTGCTCGTTGTGGGCGCACAGGCGGGGTTCCAGGGGTGGCGGACGCTCTTCAACAATTTCGCCGTGGAAGTGGGCGGGCTGTCCGGGCTGGACGTGGGCTTGGTCCAGTCCGTGCGCGAAGTGCCGGGTTTTCTAGCCCTTACCGCCCTGTACCTGCTCCTCATCCTCCGCGAGCACCGGCTGGCCGCGCTCTCGGTCTGCATCCTCGGCCTGGGCGTGGCCCTGGCCGGGCTGCTGCCCTCCACGGCCGGGCTGGTCTTTACCACCCTGCTCATGAGTTTCGGCTTCCACTACTTCGAAACCATGAACCAATCGCTGACGCTCCAGCATTTCAGCCGCACCGAGGCTCCGCTGGTCATGGGCCGCCTGCGCGGCGCGGCGGCCCTGACCAACATCGCCGTGGGAACGGCCATCTACTTCCTGGCCAGGACGATGAGTTACGCCGAAATGTTCGCCCTGCTCGGCGGACTGGCCGTGGCCGCCGGATTGTGGGGCATGACCCGCGACCCGGGAAGCGTGGGCATCACCCCCCAAAACAAGCGCATGGTCCTCAAGGCCCGTTACTGGCTCTACTACGTCCTGACCTTCCTCGGCGGAGCCCGGCGGCAGATATTCGTGGCCTTTGCGGTCTTCTTGCTGGTTGAGCGGTTCGGCTACTCCATCGGGCAGGTGACCGCGCTCTTCGTGCTCAATAACGTGATCAACTTCTTCGCGGCGCCGCTGGCGGGCCGGGCCGTGAACCGCTTCGGCGAACGAACGGTCCTCAGTGTGGAGTACGCGGGTCTGACCCTCGTCTTTGTCGGCTACGCCATGACCGACAGCGGCCTTGTGGCGGGAGTCCTCTACGTGGTCAACAACATCCTCTACAACGCGGCCATGGCCATCAGGACCTTCTACCACAAGATCGCGGACCCCGCCGACATCGCATCGGGCATGGCCGTCGGCTTCACCATCAACCACATCGCGGCCGTGGTCATCCCCCTGCTGGGCGGACTGCTCTGGCTGACCGACCACCGGATCGTCTTCCTCGGCGCAGCCGCATTGAGCATCCTTTCGCTGCTCTTTTGCCAGCGCATACCGGCCCGGCAGACCAAAGAGGACGGCAGGGGTTGA
- a CDS encoding Hpt domain-containing protein, with protein MKPFTVTVDADLAAIMPRYFELQRADLAAVARAAAAGRAEPVRLFGHRLKGTGASYGFPRLTELGAGIEEAALADDLGRAAELAAEVGRFLDAVRVVYASHGPDSGHDPSGGGR; from the coding sequence ATGAAGCCCTTCACCGTGACCGTGGACGCCGACCTGGCCGCCATCATGCCCCGCTATTTCGAACTGCAACGGGCCGATCTGGCGGCCGTGGCCCGGGCTGCGGCCGCTGGCCGGGCCGAGCCGGTGCGTCTCTTCGGCCACCGGCTCAAGGGAACGGGCGCATCCTATGGCTTCCCCCGGCTCACGGAGCTGGGCGCAGGCATTGAGGAGGCGGCCCTGGCGGATGATCTGGGCCGGGCGGCCGAGCTGGCCGCCGAGGTGGGTCGGTTTCTCGACGCCGTCCGAGTGGTCTACGCCAGTCATGGCCCCGATTCCGGCCATGACCCGTCAGGAGGCGGCCGATGA
- a CDS encoding methyltransferase domain-containing protein: MSYITSDSVVATVFELTWESAHAAHVERYRAEEVSFVRDILPLGLKSRMRGLGVGDSVEMAIDPSEIPEFKPGKVLDMPMARFRGPQGVRPRLGRFYPQHLIENVPGTRPDSDAPFRVVETDKIGFKADLNHPMAGRDVRIRARVLGIRPASGAGGTLRRWPDILFNGPGMQAQLPGAATDFFSDDPFSRDDESHEVQGSALSGQDAWLDNRARAGMTGIHAGLLREGMDILDLMAGRDSLLPEGLAPASVTGLGLSAKEMAANPALTASVIHNPNQNPELPFDEAGFDAVVCSASVEYLARPFAVFAEAARVLRPGGVFVLTFSNRWHGSGALRIWTELLEFERMGLVSQYFAHTEGFGDVRTISERGWPLPAEGAGPAGDKPSVSDPVYAVWARLRG; encoded by the coding sequence TTGTCATATATAACAAGCGATTCAGTAGTCGCTACGGTTTTTGAGCTGACGTGGGAGAGCGCCCATGCGGCGCATGTCGAACGCTACCGCGCCGAAGAGGTCAGCTTTGTGCGCGACATCCTGCCCCTTGGCCTGAAAAGCCGGATGCGCGGCCTTGGCGTGGGCGATTCGGTGGAGATGGCCATTGATCCCTCCGAGATCCCCGAATTCAAGCCCGGAAAAGTGCTGGACATGCCCATGGCCCGGTTCAGAGGGCCCCAGGGCGTCAGGCCGCGTCTTGGCCGGTTCTATCCTCAGCACCTCATTGAAAACGTGCCCGGCACCCGCCCCGACTCGGATGCCCCGTTTCGCGTGGTGGAGACGGACAAGATAGGCTTCAAGGCCGACCTCAATCACCCCATGGCCGGTCGCGACGTGCGTATCCGGGCCAGGGTTCTCGGCATCCGCCCCGCTTCCGGTGCGGGGGGCACGCTGCGCCGCTGGCCCGACATTCTCTTCAACGGCCCAGGTATGCAGGCCCAGCTGCCGGGCGCGGCCACGGACTTTTTCAGCGACGATCCTTTTTCCCGGGATGACGAGTCCCACGAGGTTCAGGGCAGTGCCCTGTCCGGGCAGGATGCCTGGCTCGACAACAGGGCCAGGGCAGGGATGACAGGCATTCATGCCGGTTTGCTGCGCGAGGGCATGGACATCCTGGACCTCATGGCCGGACGGGATTCGCTGTTGCCGGAGGGGCTGGCCCCGGCCTCGGTCACGGGGCTGGGCCTGAGCGCCAAGGAGATGGCTGCCAATCCGGCCCTGACCGCCTCGGTGATCCACAACCCCAATCAGAACCCGGAGCTGCCCTTTGACGAGGCCGGTTTCGACGCCGTTGTCTGTTCCGCGTCCGTGGAATATCTGGCCCGCCCCTTTGCGGTCTTTGCCGAGGCGGCCCGCGTGCTGCGGCCTGGCGGAGTGTTTGTCCTGACCTTCTCCAACCGTTGGCACGGGTCAGGGGCTTTGCGCATATGGACCGAGCTGCTCGAATTCGAGAGGATGGGGCTGGTCAGCCAGTATTTTGCCCACACCGAGGGTTTTGGCGACGTACGCACCATCAGCGAGCGCGGTTGGCCGCTTCCGGCGGAGGGAGCAGGCCCGGCTGGCGACAAGCCGTCTGTCAGCGATCCGGTCTATGCCGTGTGGGCGCGGCTGAGGGGCTGA
- a CDS encoding DUF523 domain-containing protein produces the protein MNPPIDITPVLVSACLAGQRCRYDGTASPDARVMDLVAQGRAIPFCPEIAGGLPTPRPACELRHGRVVDRDGVDRTGAFLRGAEQGLELVRLARCARAVLKARSPSCGLGRVYDGSFSGTLVPGHGLFAAMLLDAGVEVVTEEGQEGG, from the coding sequence GTGAACCCTCCCATCGATATCACTCCGGTCCTGGTCAGCGCCTGTCTGGCCGGACAGCGCTGCCGCTACGACGGCACGGCCTCGCCCGACGCCCGTGTCATGGACCTGGTGGCCCAGGGGCGGGCCATTCCTTTTTGTCCCGAGATTGCGGGCGGGCTGCCCACCCCGCGTCCGGCCTGCGAACTGCGCCATGGCCGCGTGGTTGACCGGGATGGCGTTGACCGTACCGGAGCCTTCCTGCGCGGAGCCGAGCAGGGGCTGGAGCTGGTCCGGCTGGCCCGCTGCGCACGGGCCGTGCTCAAGGCCCGCTCTCCTTCCTGCGGACTGGGCCGGGTCTATGACGGCTCTTTCTCCGGCACTCTGGTGCCGGGTCACGGACTCTTTGCAGCCATGCTTCTTGACGCGGGCGTCGAGGTGGTCACAGAGGAAGGGCAGGAGGGCGGATGA
- a CDS encoding M48 family metallopeptidase encodes MTHYLGLPLTVRAHPRARRVLLKLVPGRGLEVVVPRGFDQTLVGDILDARRTWIERTREAMEARGANLDGHPPALPGTVEFRALGRCCRVDALHRPGKAEAVENGPRLLVRGPVDDPALLVDALVRLTVHKAREFLLPRLDAASRRFGLPYSAMRVRRQRTRWGSCSGRGVISLNAKLLFLPPELVDHLLLHELCHTRHLNHSQAYWALVASHQPDFERLERELTRAVTLVPPWFR; translated from the coding sequence ATGACGCACTATCTGGGCCTGCCCCTGACCGTCCGCGCCCATCCCCGCGCCCGGCGGGTGCTGCTCAAGCTGGTGCCGGGCCGGGGGCTGGAGGTGGTGGTGCCCCGCGGCTTCGACCAGACCCTGGTGGGAGACATCCTCGACGCCCGGCGTACCTGGATCGAGCGCACCCGCGAGGCCATGGAGGCCAGGGGCGCAAATCTGGACGGGCATCCGCCAGCCCTGCCCGGGACCGTGGAATTTCGCGCCCTGGGCCGTTGCTGCCGGGTGGACGCCCTGCACCGGCCGGGCAAGGCCGAAGCGGTGGAAAACGGTCCCCGCCTGCTGGTTCGCGGCCCTGTTGACGATCCGGCCCTTCTCGTCGATGCGCTGGTCCGGCTCACGGTGCACAAGGCACGCGAGTTCCTGCTGCCGCGTCTGGATGCTGCCAGCCGCCGGTTTGGACTGCCCTATTCGGCCATGCGCGTACGGCGTCAGCGCACACGCTGGGGCAGCTGCTCGGGGCGGGGTGTCATCAGCCTCAACGCCAAGCTCCTTTTTCTGCCTCCCGAGTTGGTGGACCATCTGCTGCTCCATGAGTTGTGCCATACCCGGCATCTCAATCATTCCCAAGCTTACTGGGCGCTAGTGGCCAGCCACCAGCCCGATTTCGAGCGCCTCGAGCGGGAACTGACCCGAGCTGTGACCCTGGTGCCGCCCTGGTTTCGCTGA
- a CDS encoding M24 family metallopeptidase has protein sequence MNTDIFTARRERLRRTLHGRGLDALLVSHAANRFYLSGFELHDAQCNESSGWLLVTASGEDHLFTDPRYVDAARRVWDDSALHIYSRDKHDLVLATAQSLKVRTLGFEPKALHLFDYDKLREKTDLTGADNLVEALRIIKDQDELERMDAAIELNHRLFEHIETRLEPGRTEAEISWEVEKFFRENGAEEMAFSTIVGVGPNAALPHAIPGQTELRDNELVLIDTGCRCLGYNSDQTRTFWVGDTPSDRFKRTMDLVRASQQTAIDIIRPGLPCVEAYEAAWAVFDRAGVAHQFTHGLGHGIGLETHEPPSLSRAASCILEPGMVVTVEPGLYDPAWGGIRWEYQVVVTEDGCRVM, from the coding sequence ATGAACACAGACATCTTCACCGCCCGGCGCGAGAGGCTCCGCCGGACCCTGCACGGACGGGGACTGGACGCGCTCCTGGTCTCCCACGCCGCCAACCGCTTCTACCTGAGCGGCTTCGAACTGCACGACGCCCAGTGCAATGAATCCTCGGGCTGGCTCCTGGTCACCGCCTCGGGAGAAGACCATCTCTTCACCGATCCCCGGTACGTGGACGCCGCCCGCCGCGTCTGGGACGACTCGGCCCTGCACATCTACAGCCGCGACAAGCACGATCTGGTCCTGGCCACAGCTCAGAGCCTGAAGGTGCGGACCCTGGGCTTCGAGCCCAAGGCGCTGCACCTCTTCGATTACGACAAGCTCAGGGAAAAAACTGACCTGACCGGGGCGGACAACCTCGTCGAAGCCCTGCGCATCATCAAGGACCAGGACGAGCTTGAGCGCATGGACGCTGCCATCGAGCTGAACCACCGCCTCTTTGAGCATATCGAGACCCGGCTTGAGCCGGGCCGCACCGAGGCCGAGATATCCTGGGAAGTGGAAAAGTTCTTCCGCGAGAACGGAGCCGAGGAAATGGCCTTTTCCACCATCGTCGGGGTCGGACCCAACGCGGCCCTGCCCCACGCCATCCCCGGCCAGACCGAGTTGCGAGACAACGAGCTGGTGCTCATCGACACCGGCTGCCGCTGCCTGGGCTACAACTCGGACCAGACCCGGACCTTCTGGGTGGGCGACACCCCTTCGGACCGCTTCAAGCGGACCATGGACCTGGTTCGCGCCTCCCAGCAGACGGCCATCGACATCATTCGGCCAGGTCTGCCCTGCGTCGAGGCGTATGAAGCGGCCTGGGCCGTGTTCGACAGGGCCGGGGTGGCCCACCAGTTCACCCACGGCCTGGGCCACGGCATCGGCCTTGAGACCCACGAGCCGCCGAGCCTGAGCAGGGCCGCCAGCTGCATCCTTGAACCGGGCATGGTGGTCACTGTGGAGCCTGGCCTGTACGATCCGGCCTGGGGCGGCATACGCTGGGAATACCAGGTGGTGGTCACCGAGGACGGCTGCCGGGTCATGTAG
- the budA gene encoding acetolactate decarboxylase — MRTNALCLLLLLLLPARLALAGETLFQYSTIDALLAGLYDGQMTIRDLKDQGDFGLGTLNGLDGELVVLDGEAYHVVAGGKAQIPADSARIPFATVSFFEEDTILKLGRIGSLDELNRAVTEGLPSRNAFFAIRVDARFPFVKARAIPRQNPPYVPLAEAVKEQVVVQFSGEGTLVGYYSPPFVKGVNVPGFHWHFLTRDRSGGGHVLDCSMEPATARVDTLRQFTMHLPASREFDALDLSGDKSEELHTVETGAPRHQ, encoded by the coding sequence ATGCGTACCAACGCCCTGTGCCTGCTGTTACTGCTTCTGCTGCCGGCCCGTCTGGCCCTGGCTGGCGAGACCCTCTTCCAGTACTCCACCATAGACGCCCTGCTGGCCGGGCTCTACGACGGCCAGATGACCATCAGGGATCTCAAGGATCAGGGAGACTTCGGCCTGGGCACTCTCAACGGCCTCGACGGCGAGCTGGTGGTTCTCGACGGCGAGGCGTACCACGTCGTGGCCGGAGGAAAGGCTCAGATTCCGGCCGATTCCGCCCGGATACCCTTTGCCACCGTCTCTTTCTTCGAAGAGGACACCATTCTCAAGCTCGGGCGCATCGGCTCCCTTGACGAGTTGAACAGGGCCGTGACCGAGGGGCTGCCCTCGCGCAACGCCTTCTTCGCCATCCGGGTTGATGCGCGTTTCCCCTTTGTCAAGGCCCGGGCCATCCCCAGGCAGAACCCGCCCTACGTCCCCCTGGCCGAAGCGGTCAAGGAACAGGTGGTGGTCCAATTCTCCGGCGAAGGCACCCTGGTGGGCTACTACTCGCCGCCCTTCGTCAAGGGGGTCAACGTGCCGGGATTCCACTGGCACTTCCTGACCCGCGACCGCAGTGGCGGCGGCCATGTGCTCGACTGCTCCATGGAACCGGCCACGGCCCGCGTCGATACCCTGCGCCAATTCACAATGCACCTGCCCGCAAGCAGGGAGTTCGACGCCCTGGACCTCTCGGGCGACAAAAGCGAAGAACTGCATACGGTGGAAACAGGGGCGCCCAGGCACCAGTAA
- a CDS encoding HD-GYP domain-containing protein yields the protein MGTTAAAENGDHTPTQPTGTLFKVSPYMVIPSRVGGFSLFLKQDHGYVLYAEKGELFTDEHKERLSRLGVEHLYVRAEDYRRYAAYLHDNLLELLNDESIPVRERARAWNDATVSLARKAFETSLPKNMDRRSFARIRALIANSLKFLARDDALRELSRFIAEGNELYRHGIGVMVLTVSVLATYVKDDADLLVAVGMGAMLHDIGKLELPAELFSRRRDTLSQAELDMVRSHPALGVGVCSSLPLPQETLQCILFHHERENGAGYPSGASGAMLPSYVKVVALCNEYDGLVRGGPGRKPLTPFEALTRIKSQRGAYDVDLLKRLIATLSRAELA from the coding sequence ATGGGAACCACAGCAGCGGCCGAAAACGGCGACCACACCCCCACACAGCCAACCGGAACCTTGTTCAAGGTCTCGCCCTACATGGTTATCCCCTCCCGGGTGGGCGGCTTCTCCCTGTTTCTCAAACAGGATCACGGCTATGTCCTGTATGCCGAAAAGGGGGAACTCTTCACGGACGAGCACAAGGAGCGGCTGTCCCGCCTGGGCGTGGAGCATCTGTACGTCCGCGCCGAGGACTACCGGCGCTACGCCGCCTACCTGCACGACAATCTGCTCGAACTGCTGAACGACGAAAGCATCCCGGTACGCGAGCGGGCCAGAGCCTGGAACGACGCCACAGTCTCCCTGGCCCGAAAGGCCTTTGAGACGAGTCTGCCCAAGAACATGGACCGGCGCAGCTTCGCCCGCATCCGGGCACTGATAGCCAACAGCCTGAAATTTCTGGCCCGCGACGACGCCCTCAGGGAACTCTCTCGCTTCATCGCCGAGGGCAACGAACTGTACCGCCACGGCATCGGGGTCATGGTCCTGACCGTGAGCGTACTCGCCACCTATGTGAAGGATGACGCGGATCTGCTGGTGGCTGTGGGCATGGGGGCCATGCTCCACGACATCGGCAAGCTGGAACTGCCTGCCGAACTTTTCTCACGGCGGCGCGACACCCTGAGCCAGGCCGAGTTGGACATGGTCCGTTCCCATCCGGCCCTGGGGGTGGGCGTATGCTCTTCCCTGCCCCTGCCCCAGGAGACGTTGCAATGTATTCTCTTCCACCACGAGCGCGAGAACGGCGCCGGGTATCCCTCCGGCGCCTCCGGGGCCATGCTGCCTTCCTATGTCAAGGTCGTGGCCCTGTGCAACGAGTACGACGGGCTGGTGCGCGGCGGCCCGGGCCGCAAGCCCCTGACCCCCTTCGAGGCCCTGACCCGGATCAAGTCCCAGCGCGGAGCCTATGACGTGGATCTGCTCAAGCGCCTCATCGCCACCCTGTCCCGCGCCGAACTGGCTTAA